The following is a genomic window from Paenibacillus sp. FSL R5-0766.
AACCAGCGCTTCCACCGGCATGGACTTTTGGTCTGTGGCTGACAACGTCATTCACAACGGATTACGACGAAGCAACGGTTAACCATTTCGTAGATGGCATGGCTGAACGTGATCTTCCGTTGTCTGTATTCCATTTTGACTGCTTCTGGATGAAGGAATACCAATGGTCTGATTTTGTATGGGATGAAGCGATGTTCCCGGATCCGGAAGGCATGCTTGCACGTCTGAAAGAAAAGGGCCTTAAAATCTGTGCTTGGATCAATCCATATATTGCAGAAAAATCCTACTTGTTCGATGAAGGTATGGAGAACGGTTACCTGGTGAAAACAGCCGATGGCAGCGTATGGCAATGGGATATGTGGCAAGCAGGTATGGCTCTGGTTGACTTCACAAATCCGGATGCTGTGAACTGGTATAAGAGCAAGCTGGAAGTCCTGCTGGATCAAGGTGTAGATTCCTTCAAGACCGACTTCGGTGAAAGAATTCCGACAGATGTTGTGTACTTCGATGGTTCTGATCCGGTTAAAATGCACAACTATTATACACAGCTCTATAACAAAGCTGTATTTGAATTGCTTGAAGAGAAGATTGGCAAAAACGAAGCTGCCCTGTTTGCACGCTCTGCAACAGCAGGTGGGCAACAATTCCCGGTTCACTGGGGCGGTGACTGCTCTTCCACGTATGAATCCATGGCTGAATCCCTTCGGGGCGGCTTGTCGCTGGGACTTTCCGGTTTCGGATTCTGGAGCCATGATATCAGTGGTTTTGAAAGCACAGCTAGCCCTGATGTCTACAAACGCTGGGTACAATTCGGACTGTTATCTTCACACAGTCGCCTGCACGGAAGCACTTCGTATCGTGTGCCTTGGTTGTTTGACGAGGAATCCGTGGACGTTGTTCGTGACTTTACCAAACTCAAAATCAGCCTGATGCCGTACCTGTACAATTCTGCGGTGGAGTCAACGGTAAAAGGGATTCCGATGATGCGCGCTATGCTGCTGGACTTCCCAGAGGACCCAACAACATACAGCCTGGATACGCAATATATGTTTGGTGACTCGATTCTGGTGGCTCCAATCTTCAATAAGGAGGGTGATGTTCGTTATTACCTGCCTGAAGGAACTTGGACGAACTATCTGACAGGAGCGAAAGTACAAGGTGGACGCTGGATCAGTGAAAACCATGACTTCAAAACACTGCCAATGATGGTTAAGCCAAACAGCTTGATCGCTGTCGGTGCGGTGGATAGCAAACCGGATTATGACTTTGCGAATGATGTGTCCTTGCACTTGTTCGAACTGGCTGACGGTCAAACGGCTCAAGCTGTCGTTGTGAACCAAGCGGCTGAACAGGAGCTGACAGTTAACGTTACACGTAATGGATCAGTGCTGGATGTTCGTGCTGAAGGTGCAGGCAAACCATGGAGCTTGGTGCTTCGCGGCATTGAGAGTGTATCCAGCGTTGAAGGCGGTTCCCAAGTGTCTGGTGCAAATGGTGCTGTTGTTACGGCAGCAACAGGCTCAAACGCGCTTACAATCCAACTGTAACATGATATAGTAGAAGAAAAGGACGGTGCCGAAAGGTGCCGTCTGTTTGTCTACGATGATAGGAGATTGAATGAAATGAGTACAATGAATTCGGGTTTGCACTGTACGATATCAGCAGAGATGCTGCATCAACTGGTAGAAATTCATTTTGGAAGCGATACCAAAGTGAAGGAGTTTGGTCTTCTGCAAGGTGGACTTTTTAATACAACCTATCGGATTCACCTTGAACATACATCCTATACGGATGTGATTTTACGTTTGGCTCCAGAGCGGGGAGAGATGGCGGCTGGTTCTGCGAGTGATCCACTATTTTCGTTCGAACGCACGATGATGGCGGCTGAACCGATTGTATATGAATATTACCGCAAGGCAGGCATTCCTGCTCCCAACATTATCGCTTGTGATGACAGCGGATCGATCATTCCAAGAACGTACATGTTTATGGCGTTTATCCCGAGTAAGCAGCTGGATCACGCATCAATTTCAGACATAGACAAAGAGCGATTGTATCATCAGCTTGGCGTTTATACCGCCATCATGCATCAGATCGAGGGTGCATCGTTTGGCTGGCCGCAGGGTGATGGGACGATTAGAGGCTCGGATCAATGGTCCGAGGTGCTGCACTCTTTTGCAGAAGAAACGGCACTTAAAGCGGCACAAGTCGATTATATGTCAGGTGTGGGAGAAGATATCGCTGCTATTTTCATCAAAAATAAAGACTTATTTGATCAAGTGACCCGTCCGGTACTCGTTCATAATGACCTGTGGGAAGCAAATGTACTTGTTCATCAGGAAAATAGTGAGCTAAACATTGCGGCAATCATTGACGGAGATCGTTCCATGTTTGCCGACAGAGAGTTTGAAGCCCTATTGTCGTCAGAATCAGCGGCTTTCCATGAAGGATATGATCGTCCTCTGGACTCATCTGTTGAAGGACAGGCACGCAGGCTAGCCTACCGAATACTGTCTTCGTATTTTAATGCCTATGTTCATGAACATCAGGTTAATCAACCTGAAGATGGTCAGAAGTATCGCCAGCGTACGCTGGATTTACTGGAGCAATGGAGGCAACTGGAATACAACTAACTCGCAGGAGGAATGCAGGATGAAGGAGTATCATCAATACCCGATGTGGGACGCGTCACGTTCACTTGAGGAACGTTTGGATGACCTGATTGCACGATTGACAACGGAGGAGAAGATCAGACTAATTCCTACACGCGAAGCAGCTGTACCAAGACTGGGCATTCCAGCCTACAACGTTGGGGGCGAAGCTGCCCACGGGGTTGCATGGAAAGGGGAGGCGACGGTATTTCCGCAACCTCTCGGTCTATCGAGTACCTGGAATACGAGACTTATGCAGGAGATTGGTTCCGTTATTGGCGATGAAGCGAGGGCATACCATCACCGTGATCCTGAAGTTCACGGGTTAACATTGTGGGCACCAACGGTTGACCTGGAACGTGATCCACGCTGGGGCAGAACGGAAGAGGGATATGGCGAAGACCCGGTCCTCACGGGAGAAATGTCGGCAGCACTCGTTAAAGGCAT
Proteins encoded in this region:
- the yicI gene encoding alpha-xylosidase: MKFTDGFWMTREGYQIQNPTDIRDIVQKDNSVTVYAATKYIRSKGDTLNGTLLKATYSSPMPNVIRVTLNHHKGGVKKGPVFELNTQEANVEIAKNEQGAVLKSGNLEVQIDKTNGWDISFLYGGKRITGSGQRAAGYITGPSKEAYFREQLDLGIGEYVYGLGERFTPFVKNGQIVDTWNEDGGTSSEQSYKNIPFYLSNKGYGVFVNHPERVSYEIASENVSKVQFSVEGETLEYFIIGGDNPKDVLDNYTKLTGKPALPPAWTFGLWLTTSFTTDYDEATVNHFVDGMAERDLPLSVFHFDCFWMKEYQWSDFVWDEAMFPDPEGMLARLKEKGLKICAWINPYIAEKSYLFDEGMENGYLVKTADGSVWQWDMWQAGMALVDFTNPDAVNWYKSKLEVLLDQGVDSFKTDFGERIPTDVVYFDGSDPVKMHNYYTQLYNKAVFELLEEKIGKNEAALFARSATAGGQQFPVHWGGDCSSTYESMAESLRGGLSLGLSGFGFWSHDISGFESTASPDVYKRWVQFGLLSSHSRLHGSTSYRVPWLFDEESVDVVRDFTKLKISLMPYLYNSAVESTVKGIPMMRAMLLDFPEDPTTYSLDTQYMFGDSILVAPIFNKEGDVRYYLPEGTWTNYLTGAKVQGGRWISENHDFKTLPMMVKPNSLIAVGAVDSKPDYDFANDVSLHLFELADGQTAQAVVVNQAAEQELTVNVTRNGSVLDVRAEGAGKPWSLVLRGIESVSSVEGGSQVSGANGAVVTAATGSNALTIQL
- a CDS encoding aminoglycoside phosphotransferase family protein, coding for MSTMNSGLHCTISAEMLHQLVEIHFGSDTKVKEFGLLQGGLFNTTYRIHLEHTSYTDVILRLAPERGEMAAGSASDPLFSFERTMMAAEPIVYEYYRKAGIPAPNIIACDDSGSIIPRTYMFMAFIPSKQLDHASISDIDKERLYHQLGVYTAIMHQIEGASFGWPQGDGTIRGSDQWSEVLHSFAEETALKAAQVDYMSGVGEDIAAIFIKNKDLFDQVTRPVLVHNDLWEANVLVHQENSELNIAAIIDGDRSMFADREFEALLSSESAAFHEGYDRPLDSSVEGQARRLAYRILSSYFNAYVHEHQVNQPEDGQKYRQRTLDLLEQWRQLEYN